The Rheinheimera mangrovi genome contains the following window.
ATTCAAAATGATGTTCGGTAAAAAGCTGATGATCCGGCCAATAACGCGGCACATCTCCAGGATAATAGGTCAGCGCCTCTCCTGTTTGTGCGCTTAAGCCTCGTAAACAGGGCTGCTGTGCCCCATTGAGTTTCACAAAACCAGCTTCACTGGCTTTAATCGCAGCTATCGCCATCACTTCATAAGGGCAAAGCTGGAACTTTACGCTCTGCAGATGCTGCAACAGCAACTGCTGCAATAACAGTGTCAGCGCCTGATGTTGATCCGGTGTGACATGATCAGCTTTACTAACCGCGAATAAGACTTTACTGATCCGTGGTTTAAAAATACGTCGCAGCCAGTGTTCAGGGCCATAATCAAAACTTTGTAAAATTAGCAACAAACTTTGTTTCAGCTCTAAAAGCGCTGATTCACCGGCATTCAGTGCTCCCAAAATATCAACCAACACCACCTGACGGTCTAAGCCAGAAAAGTATTGACGGTAAAAAGGCTCGATCACTTTGCTTTGGTAACTGACAAAATGCTTTTGCATCAAGTCCACCAAAGCACCTCCCTGTGCCAATTGCTCTGGTAACAAAGGCAAGAGCTGCAGTAAAGGTGTGCCGGCAAATTCACCGGGTACCAATAACCGACCCGGCTGATTTAAATAAGCACCCGCCACGTCACGAAACTGCTGCAGTAAAGTGCTGTAATCACTGCACAGTTCCTGTACAGAAAGCACTGACACATCATTTAAATCAACGGCTTGTAGTCGCTGCTTAAAGCTTTCTGCTGTGGCAATTCGGTGTGATTGGGCAAACAGCAACCAGCTTTGTTCACACCACTGCTGATAACTTTGTTGCAGCATTGGCAAATCCAGCAGCCACTCCCCCGGATAATCCACCAGCACCAGTTCGGTTTCCTGATAATGCTGAAAACGCGCCCTTAAGCTGGATTCTGGTTGATAACGCAAAGCTAAGGTCAACTGACTCCAGCCCACAGTAGAAGGGGGCCAGCAGACCGGTTGTTGCTGCAGGTAACTTAAATTTTTTTCAAACGCAAAACGTGGCAGTTGCGGCAATTGATTATCATCAATGCGACAGCCTAACCAGCGTTTTTGCATCACGGAAAAAAAGGGTAAATGTGAAGAGTGGCTTTGGGTTAGCTGGTGCACTATCGCTGTTAACAGCGCAGTTTTTCCTGCGCCACTTAAGCCAGTAACACCCAATCTGAGCTGACGGTGAAAGGTGCGCTTTGTCAGTTGTTCTGAATGCCAGCGCGCCTTTTTTAACCAATCCATGCAGTGTTCCTATATGGCGTCTATTCGACGGGTCGATAAACTTATTCCCTACTTCGACTATAACTTGCTGATTTCTCTGTTTAGTTGAAACTTAGCTGAGGTGACATGAGTTTCCATGTCGCGTAATCGCAGTTCCAGACTATTAAACTGATTGACCAGATGGTGTAAGGCCGACTTTGGTACTTCACCGCGTTGCCATACCCTGGTTTTTACTTCCACAGGGCGCTCATCGTAAGACGGTTCAGTCAGGCCTTTTTTCGATTCATGCACTGATTTCTTTTCAAGAATAAACCAGGCTGCAACGTACAAAACAGGTAACAAACCACCTAAGCCTAACAATACCGAAGTGACCACAATCAACCGTACTAACCACACTTCCCAACCGAAGTAGTCTGCAATACCTGCACAGACCCCGGCCAGTTTGCCGTTGCGGTCATCCCGCAACAGCTCTTTGCGTATTTTAGTCATGTTTCTCTCTCCACTTCGGTGACTCTGCATCTAAAATCGCTTCCAGCGTTTTGATGCGGTCCGCCATTTTTTCAGCGCGATGAGATAACTCATTCAGTTGAGCCAGTTCACTGTCACCCAAACCTTCACCAATTTTGTTTTTGCTTCTGTAGTGCATGAACACCCACAGTGGCGCCACAAAAATCATGAATACAATGAGTGGTACACCAATGACCTCAGTAATTTCCATCTTTAGCTCCTACAACGCCTGATAATCAGGCGTTATCTTTTTTAGACATTTTAGCTTTTAATTCAGCCAGTTCGTTATCGATTTTGTCAGATGAGGCAAGTTCTGCAAACTCATCTTTTAAGGTCTTTTTACCTAAATCGTACGATTCAACCTGAGCTTCCAGCGAATCGATTTTTTGCTCATAACGTTCAAACTTGTACATGGCATCGTTTAAACGGTTGCTGTCTAAAGTGCGCTTTACGTCCAAACGGGATGACACAGTTTTCTGGCGCATCAGCATAGCTTTCTGACGGGCCTTGGCATCTGCTAATTTATCCTGCAGCTGACCTACTTCATCCTGTAACTTGCTGACATGCTCATCTAAATGAGTGATGTCGGCGGCTACTGCCGCAGCCTGGTCAGCCGCTTTTTGACGCTCCACCAGCGCAGCACGAGCTAAGTCTTCACGTTCTTTGCTTAAAGCCAGTTCAGCTTTAGCTTGCCAATCAGCCACTTCAGCTTCTAATTTAGCCACTACACGTTGCAGTTCTTTTTTCTCTGCAATGGTTTTAGCTGAGGTAGAACGTACTTCAACTAAAGTGTCTTCCATTTCCTGAATAATCAGGCGGACCATTTTTTCCGGATCTTCTGCTTTATCTAATAAAGCATTGATGTTGGAGTTTACGATATCTGAAAAGCGAGAGAAGATACCCATACTATTTTACCTCTAAATGACTTGTTGGATTCGCTATTACCTATTCAGGTTTCTTGCCAACTTGCCAAACTATTTTAAATCTTTGTTTTATATGCATTTTATTTATTCCACGAAAAGACTATGCCAAGCTCACGTTATGAAATACACTACTTATTAGTTAATTTCACCACTTCGTGAATCCAGATGAGCAGAAGTTTTCAGCAAGATAACTTAATAGGCCAGTCCAACAGTTTTTTAAACGTATTGGATCAGGTTTCTCAAATTGCACCTTTGCACAAACCTGTGCTGATCATAGGAGAAAGGGGCACTGGTAAGGAGCTGATCGCAGCCCGTCTACATTACCTGTCTCAGCGCTGGGATCAAAATTATTTAACACTCAACTGCGCTGCGCTGAACGAAAATCTTCTTGAAAGTGAATTATTTGGCCACGAAGCAGGTGCCTTTACCGGTGCAGCCAAACGTCACGAAGGCCGTTTTGAACGGGCCAATGGTGGCACCTTATTTTTAGATGAATTAGCGAACACCCCTGCTATGGTGCAGGAAAAATTATTGCGCGTCATTGAATACGGCGAGTTTGAACGGGTCGGAGGCAGTCGTTCAGTGAAAGTGGATGTACGTTTAATTTGCGCCACCAACGAAGACTTACCTTCGATGGCTGAACTGGGTGAATTTCGTGCTGACTTACTCGACCGGCTGGCCTTTGATGTGATCACTTTGCCTCCGATGCGGGAAAGGCAGGAAGACATTCTGGTACTGGCCGAGCATTTTGCCGTCAATATGGCACGCGAACTAGGGTTCGAACTTTTTAGTGGTTTCAGCGAAAAAGCCAAACGTGTTCTGCTGGACTACGATTGGCCCGGTAATGTGCGGGAGCTGAAAAACGTGGTTGAGCGTAGTGTGTACCGTACCAATAACCCTTATGTACCAGTGCATCATATTCAGCTCGACCCTTTTGAATCACCGTTCAGGCCCAGAACCCGGGTTCGTACTTTAGATCGCAGACCGCAACCAGACAAAGCAGTGGTAGCATCCAAAGAGCAAAGCAGCGATAATCCTCCCGTTTTAGTAAAGGCGGCACCAGCTTTTGATTTTAATCAGGTGCAGGATTTTAAAGTTTTGTCAGAAAACTTTGAAATGGATTTGATAAAACAAGCACTTGCAGCCTGCCAATTCAATCAAAAGAAAACCGCTGAAGCATTGAATCTGACCTATCATCAGTTACGTGGTTATATGAAAAAGTACAAACTGCTGGACAGCCAACAATGATCAAAGCCCTGCTGAGCCTGATGGTCCCCTGTGGCTCTGTGTTGATACTCAGTGCCTGCCAGCCTGATATTCCTGAAACTATTCAACAAGGTATGGTGTATTGCGCCGAAGGCTCCCCTGAGAGCTTTAACCCTCAGCGTGTGACTTCAGGCACCACTATAGATGCGATTAGTCAGCAACTTTATGACCGCCTGCTGGACATAGATCCACTCACTGGTGAGCTTTTGCCAGCTCTGGCTACAACCTGGCGTTTAAGTGATGATGGCAAAACCTACTGGTTCACCTTACGTCCTGATGTACAGTTCCATCACACTGCGTTTTTCTCTCCGGCCAGACCACTGAATGCCAAGGATGTGACTTTTACTTTTAACCGCATTTTGCAATCCGATCATCCTTACCACCAGGTCGGTGGTGCAAACTATCCGTACTTTCAGAGTGTCGATTGGGGTTCTTTGGTTAAAGCTGTCGTCGCCGAAAACAACACGACAGTGCGCTTTGAGTTGGCTCGTCCTGATAGCTCTTTTTTATCCAATCTCGCCACTGATTTTGCAGCCATCTTGTCTGCTGAATATGCAGAGCAATTACTGCAACAAGGTACACCTGAGCTGTTGGATCAACGACCTATAGGCACAGGGCCGTTT
Protein-coding sequences here:
- a CDS encoding YcjX family GTP-binding protein, which translates into the protein MDWLKKARWHSEQLTKRTFHRQLRLGVTGLSGAGKTALLTAIVHQLTQSHSSHLPFFSVMQKRWLGCRIDDNQLPQLPRFAFEKNLSYLQQQPVCWPPSTVGWSQLTLALRYQPESSLRARFQHYQETELVLVDYPGEWLLDLPMLQQSYQQWCEQSWLLFAQSHRIATAESFKQRLQAVDLNDVSVLSVQELCSDYSTLLQQFRDVAGAYLNQPGRLLVPGEFAGTPLLQLLPLLPEQLAQGGALVDLMQKHFVSYQSKVIEPFYRQYFSGLDRQVVLVDILGALNAGESALLELKQSLLLILQSFDYGPEHWLRRIFKPRISKVLFAVSKADHVTPDQHQALTLLLQQLLLQHLQSVKFQLCPYEVMAIAAIKASEAGFVKLNGAQQPCLRGLSAQTGEALTYYPGDVPRYWPDHQLFTEHHFEFQSLAPLPWPKQHVLGHIRLDHLLEYLLGDKLT
- the pspC gene encoding envelope stress response membrane protein PspC, coding for MTKIRKELLRDDRNGKLAGVCAGIADYFGWEVWLVRLIVVTSVLLGLGGLLPVLYVAAWFILEKKSVHESKKGLTEPSYDERPVEVKTRVWQRGEVPKSALHHLVNQFNSLELRLRDMETHVTSAKFQLNREISKL
- the pspB gene encoding envelope stress response membrane protein PspB, giving the protein MEITEVIGVPLIVFMIFVAPLWVFMHYRSKNKIGEGLGDSELAQLNELSHRAEKMADRIKTLEAILDAESPKWREKHD
- the pspA gene encoding phage shock protein PspA; the protein is MGIFSRFSDIVNSNINALLDKAEDPEKMVRLIIQEMEDTLVEVRSTSAKTIAEKKELQRVVAKLEAEVADWQAKAELALSKEREDLARAALVERQKAADQAAAVAADITHLDEHVSKLQDEVGQLQDKLADAKARQKAMLMRQKTVSSRLDVKRTLDSNRLNDAMYKFERYEQKIDSLEAQVESYDLGKKTLKDEFAELASSDKIDNELAELKAKMSKKDNA
- the pspF gene encoding phage shock protein operon transcriptional activator; the protein is MSRSFQQDNLIGQSNSFLNVLDQVSQIAPLHKPVLIIGERGTGKELIAARLHYLSQRWDQNYLTLNCAALNENLLESELFGHEAGAFTGAAKRHEGRFERANGGTLFLDELANTPAMVQEKLLRVIEYGEFERVGGSRSVKVDVRLICATNEDLPSMAELGEFRADLLDRLAFDVITLPPMRERQEDILVLAEHFAVNMARELGFELFSGFSEKAKRVLLDYDWPGNVRELKNVVERSVYRTNNPYVPVHHIQLDPFESPFRPRTRVRTLDRRPQPDKAVVASKEQSSDNPPVLVKAAPAFDFNQVQDFKVLSENFEMDLIKQALAACQFNQKKTAEALNLTYHQLRGYMKKYKLLDSQQ